One stretch of Podospora bellae-mahoneyi strain CBS 112042 chromosome 2, whole genome shotgun sequence DNA includes these proteins:
- the YHC1 gene encoding U1 small nuclear ribonucleoprotein C (EggNog:ENOG503P0JG; COG:A), translating to MPKFFCDYCDVYLTHDSMSVRKAHNSGRNHLRNVVDYYQQIGHEKAQSVIDSITNSYAAEGQAHANPMLPQNQPGGFASNPFPPPGAGFPGMPPPGFPGAFPGAPGAPPFPPPFPGAPGGANAPPFPPPFPFPGAPNSASPAGGAPPFPLPPFPPGGAGAAFPPPPGGVMPPFPPPNGAVPPPGAFPPPGGMPFPPPGGQFPPFPPPGAGGFPGGGRQ from the exons ATGCCAAAAT TCTTTTGCGATTATTGCGATGTCTACCTCACGCACGACTCCATGAGCGTGCGCAAGGCCCACAACAGCGGTCGCAACCATCTCCGCAACGTTGTCGATTACTACCAAC AAATCGGTCACGAAAAGGCCCAGTCCGTCATcgactccatcaccaactcctACGCCGCCGAAGGCCAAGCCCACGCCAACCCCATGCTGCCACAAAATCAACCCGGCGGATtcgcctccaaccccttcccaccccccggcGCAGGCTTCCCAGGCATGCCACCTCCAGGCTTCCCCGGTGCCTTCCCCGGTGCACCAGGCGCTCCTCCGTTCCCACCTCCGTTCCCTGGCGCCCCAGGTGGTGCCAACGCCCCTCCATTTCCGCCGCCATTCCCCTTCCCAGGTGCGCCAAATTCAGCTTCCCCTGCCGGCGGGGCACCTCCTTTCCCGCTTCCACCTTTCCCacctggaggagctggtgctgctttcccgcctcctcctggtGGCGTCATGCCacctttcccaccaccaaacgGAGCGGTGCCCCCTCCAGGGGCTTTTCCTCCACCGGGTGGTATGCCATTCCCACCGCCGGGAGGGCAGTTCCcgcctttccctcctccaggAGCGGGTGGGTTCCCGGGTGGTGGCAGACAGTAG
- a CDS encoding hypothetical protein (EggNog:ENOG503NWP4; COG:S), which yields MGLPSILRPRKRNTTTPTSEKHASTGPSTPTSRPDYQTGSDTIPQDTLRRVTKTRRIFALTASISYLISWVFLVLVLIGNTYPKAVLSDIYFFRLDLSDIIPLSVPNARLINSIAQSIGLHDFYQVGLWNFCEGFINEGITYCSKPETLYWFNPVEILMSELLAGATIALPTEIITILSILQITSQIMFGFFLTSAILTFLYIFLSPVATKSKWYSLPLSIGAFINMMLVVAASIVGTVISLVFKYAAEAQKELNIKSYVGTKMFVFMWLAAGFGVIGFAVHSGMGCCCVSRRDVTTGRRTLMPDGQGLQRKSVVVR from the exons ATGGGCCTCCCGTCAATTCTTAGGCCTCGAAAGAGGAACACAACCACGCCCACCAGCGAGAAACATGCATCCACTGGGCCTTCAACGCCGACATCTAGGCCAGATTATCAGACTGGAAGTGATACCATTCCACAAGACACACTTCGACGGGTGACCAAAACCCGCCGCATTTTTGCTTTGACGGCCTCTATCTCATATCTCATCTCATGGGTGTTTTTGGTGCTG GTCTTGATCGGTAACACATATCCCAAAGCCGTGCTGTCCGACATCTACTTCTTCAGGCTAGACCTCTCAGACATCATCCCCCTGAGCGTTCCCAATGCCAGACTGATCAACTCCATCGCCCAATCCATTGGTCTGCACGACTTCTACCAAGTTGGGCTGTGGAACTTCTGTGAAGGCTTCATCAATGA AGGCATCACTTACTGTTCCAAACCCGAAACCCTCTACTGGTTCAACCCCGTCGAGATCCTCATGTCCGAACTGTTGGCAGGAGCCACGATTGCCCTCCCCACCGAAATCATTACCATTCTCTCCATCCTGCAAATCACCAGTCAGATCATGTTCGgcttcttcctcacctcTGCCATTCTGACATTCCTTTACATCTTCCTCTCGCCGGTCGCCACAAAATCCAAGTGGTACAGCTTACCACTGTCCATCGGCGCGTTTATCAACATGATGCTGGTAGTGGCGGCAAGCATAGTAGGCACCGTCATCAGCCTGGTGTTTAAGTACGCGGCTGAAGCTCAGAAGGAGCTCAACATCAAGTCCTATGTGGGCACAAAGATGTTTGTGTTCATGTGGTTGGCCGCTGGGTTCGGTGTCATTGGGTTTGCGGTGCACAGTGGTAtgggttgctgctgtgtgaGCAGGAGGGATGTCACTactgggaggaggacgctGATGCCTGATGGGCAGGGGTTGCAGAGGAagtctgtggtggtgaggtga
- a CDS encoding hypothetical protein (EggNog:ENOG503P07Y): protein MTVDGRGPALPVMGLSQVDQAFGLEADRLKNQPRMFKRHKVLPHPRKEAVVGVTDLQVQRSRSRSGPEKHVETEPPLSQTGISPASQRPRQQELHVPRQRRGRGPEPPPTPPAHSRTSSTSHPVDPSSDEPDDAESPAQSIETVQPQSPATPPNPQTPLTPEITPPGPAESQLRARPPLYDRLQSKITTESSFQSYRTAPEVPLTSPDEEDGRSSLLRPALSSAQTSRSTVRQLKADGKEKVQPVGLGLGLESGEKEAEAPNKTREFEKFDGGWTCENGEVAEEWNATRMRNVSIRKRKVSAQKREDHNNNEVLEDSTVSATNATKALRSVSLQDSPTTYPARRVVSDRVPNRGPPSMSESSIGSDAKRSSIMSNRSTTSTVVDHPDAAPRRRKTLRHMKKQIDLRDSSSELSPASSAPTSTSAAVEEPRRGPLPASRLGDTGRDSHASMATLSSISSHKARREAWKAGAIAVAIVPERRSSIKSNKSNTARTPSLRSTSTRRSQRSQSLSSAPQSRTSKSVERVPIFDRPQRRGRAHSESDGGRSAGDERTIDFPPVIPKRSSSLSAPTSRNASRSGSLTAESLKAHNAIQAQHQELQKASRELNKLVNQHAESNERVREQRVGLQHPPELKIVTKSPQPEVTIQQVLPEQRAESRKTVSSPDHEGDDHHLSVDRYGDPLFEKRLSAQNTPFSIASVETAGTSHAEVSEAMAVNIYPHQSKSVVLVDHSAKPSESSSLENPVIIAEPATPPQKRFSFEEVVDSPLRNPRAPPEPPRPPVINFIPATPSGLTPMTERQKMLGNYFEVNGEGEKPKRSQSLLRRALTGGRKKPVGDQYGPSPSRPGLITRTFSLGRHESKPQRPSLKRRRSTDDHPRDEHLLHPFWRPAYAEDSMSDSESDPDEDYYEERGRRYKYPLIDNRPGGAPARRRSLSQRLKRTFAILPVQDKHQDDGYEDDYYAVAAGSGPNGEVDRRTIRRTPSGNLRVMRFRKSLESLRPVTAPEQQQQVSRPPVTRIGRPLQGLVRRLSRGRSQERPVGIGVGSSLVGGSAGEEKGGWVDRMNLGRRLSEKRREKRTEELRKMISRPREVRDGVGDVIRRMSWVEEQRERERGGGCGMGMGGDKGRAGRMTTY, encoded by the coding sequence ATGACGGTAGACGGCCGGGGACCTGCGCTCCCCGTTATGGGTTTGTCCCAGGTTGACCAGGCTTTTGGCTTGGAAGCGGACCGCCTCAAAAACCAGCCGCGCATGTTCAAGAGGCACAAGGTTCTGCCACACCCACGCAAAGAGGCCGTTGTGGGAGTAACAGACTTGCAAGTTCAACGGTCGCGATCGCGTTCCGGGCCAGAAAAGCATGTCGAGACCGAACCTCCGCTGTCGCAAACCGGTATCTCCCCGGCGAGTCAACGACCTCGTCAGCAAGAGCTCCACGTACCAAGACAGCGACGAGGAAGGGGTCCTGAACCgccaccaacgccaccagCGCATTCACGAACCTCATCAACGAGTCATCCCGTTGACCCATCCAGCGACGAGCCGGATGACGCTGAAAGCCCGGCGCAAAGCATAGAGACGGTCCAGCCGCAGTCTCCAGCTACCCCTCCTAATCCACAGACACCTCTCACGCCCGAAATAACACCCCCAGGTCCGGCTGAGTCTCAGCTCAGGGCACGACCTCCGCTTTATGATCGACTCCAGTCGAAAATCACCACCGAGTCGAGCTTCCAGTCGTATAGAACCGCGCCAGAGGTTCCTCTGACGTCtcctgatgaggaggacggcaGGTCATCGCTCCTGAGACCGGCGCTATCATCAGCCCAGACATCTCGGAGCACTGTCAGGCAGTTGAAGGCGGATGGGAAAGAGAAGGTTCAGCCCGTGGGCTTGGGGCTTGGGCTCGAGTCGGGTGAGAAGGAAGCCGAGGCTCCAAATAAAACCAGGGAATTTGAGAAatttgatggagggtggACATGCGAGAATGGTGAGGTGGCAGAGGAATGGAACGCAACTCGCATGAGGAATGTGTCGATAAGAAAGCGAAAGGTATCAGCGCAAAAAAGGGAGgatcacaacaacaacgaggTCCTTGAGGACTCGACTGTGTCTGCAACAAACGCCACCAAAGCGCTGCGCTCTGTATCGCTACAGGACAGCCCGACGACCTATCCTGCACGCAGAGTCGTCTCAGATCGGGTGCCGAATCGCGGACCGCCGTCCATGTCCGAATCTTCGATAGGCTCTGACGCGAAGCGCTCCTCCATCATGTCCAATAGGTCGACAACTTCCACTGTGGTCGACCACCCCGATGCAGCCCCTCGGCGGCGGAAGACGCTACGACACATGAAGAAGCAGATTGACTTGCGCGACTCCAGCTCCGAGCTTTCACCTGCCAGTTCAGCGCCTACATCTACGTCGGCAGCCGTGGAAGAACCACGTAGGGGACCTCTGCCAGCTTCGAGACTAGGAGACACTGGGCGAGATAGCCATGCGTCTATGGCTACTTTGAGCTCAATTTCGAGTCACAAAGCTCGGCGAGAGGCCTGGAAAGCGGGCGCGATTGCGGTTGCCATTGTGCCCGAACGTCGATCGTCGATCAAGTCCAACAAGTCCAACACTGCAAGAACCCCGTCTTTGAGGTCAACAAGCACGAGGCGATCCCAGCGAAGCCAGAGTCTCAGCTCTGCACCGCAATCACGTACATCCAAGAGCGTTGAGCGAGTTCCTATCTTTGATCGACCACAACGCCGAGGTAGAGCTCACTCCGAATCAGATGGAGGTAGAAGTGCTGGAGATGAGCGGACGATCGATTTTCCTCCTGTGATACCGAAGCGGTCGTCTTCTCTCTCGGCCCCTACGAGTAGGAATGCTTCTAGAAGTGGCTCGCTTACGGCAGAGAGCCTCAAGGCGCACAACGCCATCCAGGCACAGCATCAAGAACTGCAAAAGGCTAGCCGGGAGCTCAATAAGCTTGTAAACCAGCACGCGGAGAGTAATGAGAGGGTCAGAGAGCAAAGGGTGGGGCTGCAACATCCCCCTGAGCTGAAGATTGTCACCAAGTCTCCGCAGCCCGAAGTCACAATCCAGCAGGTTCTGCCGGAACAGCGTGCTGAGAGTAGAAAGACTGTGTCAAGCCCAGACCACGAAGGGGATGACCATCACCTTTCCGTGGATCGGTACGGTGACCCGTTGTTTGAAAAGCGGCTCTCTGCCCAgaacacccccttttccatcgcTTCAGTCGAGACGGCGGGCACTTCTCACGCTGAAGTCTCGGAGGCCATGGCGGTTAATATCTACCCGCACCAGAGCAAGTCTGTCGTGCTGGTCGACCACTCAGCCAAGCCTTCCGAGAGCTCCTCGCTCGAGAATCCTGTCATAATCGCAGAACCAGCCACACCACCCCAGAAGCGGTTTTCTTTTGAAGAAGTCGTGGACTCACCGTTGCGAAACCCGCGAGCCCCTCCCGAGCCACCTCGTCCGCCAgtcatcaacttcatcccGGCTACTCCCTCGGGCTTGACGCCCATGACGGAAAGGCAGAAGATGCTGGGGAACTACTTTGAGGTGAATGGTGAGGGTGAAAAGCCAAAGCGTAGCCAGTCGCTGCTTCGGCGTGCCTTGACTGGGGGGCGGAAGAAGCCGGTTGGTGATCAGTATGGTCCTTCACCGTCCCGCCCAGGGTTGATAACTAGGACTTTCTCCCTTGGCCGTCACGAATCCAAACCGCAGCGGCCGAGTCTCAAGCGCCGCCGTAGTACGGATGATCATCCCAGGGATGAGCACCTTCTCCACCCCTTTTGGCGACCTGCCTACGCGGAAGACTCGATGTCCGATTCTGAATCCGACCCAGACGAAGACTATTatgaggagaggggaagaaggtaCAAGTACCCGCTTATTGACAACCGCCCTGGTGGTGCTCCTGCTAGAAGAAGGAGTTTGAGCCAGCGTCTCAAGCGGACGTTTGCGATTTTGCCGGTGCAGGATAAACACCAGGATGATGGGTACGAGGATGATTACtatgctgttgctgccgggTCGGGGCCAAATGGCGAGGTTGACCGGAGAACGATTAGGAGGACGCCATCGGGGAATCTGAGGGTTATGCGCTTTCGGAAGTCGTTGGAGTCGCTTAGGCCGGTGACGGCGccggaacagcagcagcaggtgtcGAGGCCGCCGGTTACACGGATTGGGAGGCCGCtgcaggggttggtgagacGGTTGTCGAGGGGACGGTCACAGGAGAGGCCGGTGGGGATCGGGGTTGGATCATCATTGGTGGGTGGGagtgctggggaggagaaggggggctGGGTGGATAGGATGaatttggggaggaggttgagcgAGAAGCGGAGGGAGAAAAGGAcggaggagttgaggaagatgatttcgaggccgagggaggtgagggatggggtgggggatgtgaTTAGACGGATGagttgggttgaggagcagagggaaagggagagggggggtggttgtgggatggggatggggggagataaggggagggcgggaaGGATGACGACTTATTGA
- a CDS encoding hypothetical protein (EggNog:ENOG503NUEG; COG:G) translates to MPWPYFAAPVSVSYHISNSQIDIMATHGLLALWLTAAVLAHGDHEHQKNMAGPHKSLWYNTLPGDGGTQADSVFSGISTFGRLPYLPCLFHKDIDYDIAFIGAPFDTGTSYRPGARFGPSGIRQGSRRLNLYGGYNVPLDTNPFNSWAKVIDCGDIPVTSYDNTYALHQIENGHFSILSRPPTTDATKPGPSLKGKTLPRVITLGGDHTITLPLLRSINRAYGPVTVIHFDSHLDTWKPKVFGGSPSETASINHGTYFYHAAQEGLLRNDTNIHAGIRTTLSGPSDYENDGYCGFEIVEAREIDTIGTEGIIKKIRERVGTKNPVYLSLDIDTLDPAFAPATGTPETGGWSTRELRTILRGLEGVNLVGADIVEVAPAYDTNAEHTTMAAADALFEIMSIMVKKGPLSVLDIDPPADEDTKDL, encoded by the exons ATGCCTTGGCCATATTTCGCTGCTCCGGTGTCTGTATCATATCACATATCGAACTCACAAATCGACATTATGGCAACTCATGGTCTGCTCGCCCTGTGGCTTACAGCTGCCGTTCTGGCACATGGTGACCATGAGCATCAAAAGAACATGGCGGGGCCTCACAAATCTCTGTGGTACAACACCTTGCCAGGCGATGGAGGGACTCAG GCGGACTCTGTCTTCTCTGGCATCTCAACCTTTGGGCGCCTTCCTTATCTTCCTTGTCTCTTTCACAAGGACATTGACTATGACATCGCTTTCATTG GCGCTCCCTTCGACACAGGCACGTCCTACCGTCCCGGCGCTAGGTTCGGCCCCTCTGGCATCCGGCAGGGTTCAAGAAGGCTCAACCTCTA CGGCGGCTACAACGTCCCCCTCGACACGaaccccttcaactcctGGGCCAAAGTCATAGACTGCGGTGACATCCCGGTGACATCCTACGACAACACCTACGCCCTCCACCAAATCGAAAACGGCCacttctccatcctctcccgccccccaACCACGGACGCCACCAAACCCGGCCCCTCCCTCAAAGGCAAGACCCTCCCGAGAGTGATCACCCTTGGAGGcgaccacaccatcacacTCCCCCTTTTACGTTCTATTAATCGCGCCTACGGCCCTGTGACAGTCATCCACTTTGACTCCCACCTCGACACCTGGAAGCCAAAGGTATTCGGCGGCTCGCCTTCGGAAACGGCCTCCATCAACCACGGAACGTATTTCTACCACGCGGCACAGGAGGGCCTTTTGAGAAACGACACAAACATCCACGCGGGAATCCGCACAACTCTTTCGGGGCCGAGTGATTATGAGAACGATGGCTATTGCGGCTTCGAGATtgtggaggcgagggagattgaCACTATAGGGACGGAGGGAATCATCAAGAAGATAAGGGAACGGGTCGGGACGAAGAACCCTGTTTATTTGAGCCTGGATATTGATACGCTTGATCCGGCTTTTGCGCCTGCCACGGGCACGCCCGAGACGGGGGGTTGGAGCACGAGGGAGTTGAGGACtattttgagggggttggagggggtgaattTGGTGGGGGCGGATAttgttgaggttgct CCCGCCTATGATACCAACGCTGAGCACACCACGATGGCGGCTGCGGATGCGCTATTTGAGATTATGAGTATCATGGTCAAGAAGGG CCCCCTGAGCGTCCTCGACATTGACCCCCCTGCAGACGAAGACACAAAGGATTTGTAA
- a CDS encoding hypothetical protein (COG:O; EggNog:ENOG503NV1P), which translates to MALKRFTRLLWATSLSISLVTGQSIEQNTEEAITYLTGTKSGTIPLNGATPTGTYQTFSSKITLATTSLPTSLGVLTANYTETDLVTTLTGSVTSSVATTSTNGTASSTVSTPPRPTNTRPCNNYPELCERKYSNITEVGCHNSPFVRAGSAAANQQYNVTDQLNDGIRFLQGQIQFPVNGTQPHFCHTSCDLFDAGPITDWLGKVREWVSVHPYDVVTILLGNGNYSNPDLYVPWIERSGILQYIYTPPVIPMALEDWPTLAQMILTGQRVVMFLDYNANATAYPWLQDEFSAMWETPFDPLDDTFPCTVQRPPDLPEDQAKNRLYLMNHNLNAEVSLLGQSILVPAVSALNTTNAASGKGSLGMAAANCRDQWTRPPNVLNVDYYNYGDYPGSVFEVAARMNNVTFVKRPCCGSTSAGFRQVQGVERWLGLGLVLGWGVWMLVG; encoded by the coding sequence ATGGCGTTGAAACGCTTCACCCGTCTGCTTTGGGCAACGTCCCTCAGCATTAGCCTCGTCACCGGCCAGAGCATCGAACAGAACACCGAAGAGGCCATTACCTACCTGACTGGTACAAAAAGCGGCACTATCCCGCTCAACGGTGCTACGCCCACCGGCACCTACCagaccttctcctccaagaTCACGCTTGCAACGACCTCTCTTCCTACTTCATTGGGGGTTCTGACAGCCAACTATACCGAGACAGATCTTGTAACCACCCTTACAGGCTCGGTCACCTCTTCTGTTGCTACCACCTCCACGAACGGCACTGCATCCTCGACAGTATCCACCCCACCACGACCGACGAACACTCGGCCGTGCAACAATTACCCCGAGCTATGCGAGCGCAAATacagcaacatcaccgaAGTAGGGTGCCACAACTCGCCCTTCGTTCGTGCCGGCTCGGCCGCTGCCAACCAGCAGTATAATGTCACCGACCAGCTCAACGATGGAATTCGGTTCCTCCAGGGGCAGATTCAGTTCCCAGTCAACGGCACCCAGCCACACTTCTGCCATACCTCCTGCGATCTGTTCGACGCTGGCCCTATCACGGACTGGTTAGGCAAGGTTCGAGAATGGGTGTCTGTCCATCCTTACGATGTCGTCACCATCCTGTTAGGAAATGGCAACTACTCTAACCCAGACTTATACGTCCCCTGGATCGAGCGTAGCGGAATTCTACAATACATCTACACACCTCCGGTCATTCCAATGGCGCTGGAGGACTGGCCAACGCTGGCCCAGATGATTTTGACGGGGCAGAGGGTGGTCATGTTCCTGGATTACAATGCCAACGCCACTGCCTATCCCTGGCTACAAGACGAGTTCTCGGCCATGTGGGAAACGCCCTTCGATCCACTTGACGATACCTTCCCATGTACCGTTCAGCGCCCACCAGATCTGCCAGAGGATCAGGCCAAGAACAGACTGTATCTCATGAATCACAACCTCAACGCCGAGGTGTCGTTGCTGGGGCAGTCAATCTTGGTGCCGGCGGTTAGTGCGTTGAATACCACCAACGCAGCGTCAGGGAAAGGCAGTTTGGGCATGGCAGCGGCGAACTGCCGGGATCAGTGGACCCGGCCACCAAACGTCCTAAATGTGGATTATTACAACTACGGTGACTACCCAGGGAGTGTCTTCGAGGTAGCAGCAAGGATGAACAACGTGACCTTTGTCAAGAGACCTTGCTGTGGGAGCACCAGTGCTGGGTTCAGGCAAGTTCAGGGAGTagagaggtggttgggcCTCGGCCTGGTGCTTGGATGGGGTGTTTGGATGTTGGTTGGATGA
- the ERV25 gene encoding vesicle coat component (COG:U; EggNog:ENOG503P0AD), whose translation MVHVRSVLQNVCSALLLLAVGTEALKFDIQAGSGHDSLSRRCIRNFVAKDMLVVVTAIVDGYKGDGMQLNMHIMDAAGNEYGKPKDIAGEQRTVFTSHADAAFDVCFENILTGNKYVQNPNRHVELDIDIGADAKDWAAVQASEKLKPVETELRRIEEMVGEIVSEMDYLRHREQKLRDTNESTNNRVKWFGFLTTFLLVGLWAWQIMYLRAYFRSKHLI comes from the exons ATGGTTCACGTACGGTCGGTGCTGCAGAATGTCTGCAGCGCGCTGCTCCTGCTGGCAGTGGGCACCGAGGCCCTGAAGTTCGACATCCAGGCGGGCAGCGGACACGACAGTCTTTCGAGGAGATGCATTCGGAACTTTGTCGCCAAGGacatgttggtggtggttacgGCTATTGTGGATGGATACAAGGGCGATGGCATGCAACTGAACATGCACATTATGGACGCGGCAGGGAACGAGTACGGCAAGCCCAAGGACATTGCTGGCGAGCAACGCACCGTCTTCACCTCCCACGCCGACGCTGCTTTCGACGTGTGCTTTGAGAACATCCTCACAGGGA ACAAATACGTCCAGAACCCCAACCGTCACGTCGAGCTCGACATTGACATTGGCGCCGACGCCAAGGACTGGGCTGCCGTCCAGGCCAGCGAGAAGCTGAAGCCCGTAGAAACCGAGCTGCGCAGAAtcgaggagatggtgggcgAGATTGTCAGCGAGATGGACTACCTCCGCCACCGCGAGCAGAAGCTTAGAGACACCAACGAGAGCACCAACAACCGTGTGAAGTGGTTTGGTTTCCTCACAACATTCTTGCTGGTTGGGTTGTGGGCCTGGCAAATCATGTACCTGCGGGCGTACTTCAG GTCGAAGCATCTTATTTAA
- a CDS encoding hypothetical protein (EggNog:ENOG503NWJ4; COG:S): MSAIQLSFNLRVSSGVKTVHLLGSWDNYSGQLPLSKDKTSSKSGTWKGTFRFQPTTLQAGQRYWYYYMIDGYHVSHNPSEESTVEPTTGRALNILDVPKSSSKSSSSSKSSSRKSSSRHSVSSDIPKGRPLSMSQIKAPKPVAPHATRHILDGDFDEDELSSHFAATGIYDYDAEDIITDFGASVSPVSSVGSSLSYRSDNSSSSSGYSTPSSDCSSCTCERYGITRKGERVRLDCGGSRCGYEDSCSSSEDEQEYVERSSRRNGIVVRR; encoded by the coding sequence ATGTCCGCCATTCAGCTTTCATTCAACCTCCGTGTTTCCTCCGGTGTCAAGACCGTCCATCTCCTCGGCTCCTGGGACAACTACTCCGGCCAACTCCCGCTCTCCAAGGACAAGACTTCCTCCAAGTCCGGCACATGGAAGGGTACCTTCCGCTTCCAGCCCACCACACTTCAAGCCGGCCAAAGATACTGGTACTACTACATGATCGATGGGTACCACGTCTCGCACAACCCCTCCGAGGAGTCCACCGTTGAGCCCACCACCGGCCGTgccctcaacatccttgACGTCCCCAAGTCTTCCTCCAagtcttcctcttccagcaaGTCCTCTTCCCGCAAGTCTTCCTCGCGCCACTCCGTCAGTTCCGACATCCCCAAGGGTCGCCCTCTCTCCATGTCCCAGATCAAGGCCCCCAAGCCCGTAGCTCCCCACGCTACCCGCCACATCTTGGACggcgactttgacgaggatgagctcTCCAGCCACTTTGCTGCCACCGGCATCTACGACTACGACGCCgaggacatcatcaccgactTTGGCGCTTCCGTCTCTCCCGTCTCCTCTGTCGGCTCCTCGCTCTCGTACCGCTCCGACaactcctcgtcgtcgtccggCTACAGCACCCCATCCTCAGACTGCTCCTCGTGCACCTGCGAGCGCTACGGCATCACCCGCAAGGGTGAGCGCGTCCGTCTCGACTGCGGCGGTTCTCGCTGCGGCTACGAGGACTCGTGCTCCTCTTCCGAGGACGAGCAGGAGTACGTTGAGCGCAGCTCCCGCCGCAACGGCATCGTCGTCCGCCGATAA
- a CDS encoding hypothetical protein (EggNog:ENOG503Q3HC; COG:S), with amino-acid sequence MSQTLTALSNSNITTHSASNLPSSPHHLFTTLHQKIRTAKMEALLTDPLIISVTSYVKDYMRNYDASHDFDHIQRVLSLSHHIYAHTPPQQQPLDLKAIHLSALLHDVGDRKYLLPNQDPTTLISTTLLSLSCPPSLAQKVQEICLAVSYSTEVKNPSHVQSILAKHPELGVVQDADRLDAIGAVGIARMFTFGGAKGSRSLQASVDHIDEKLVKLEGMMKTAEGRRLAGERTERLRRFRAEWEEEVGFVEKLRLSKGEEK; translated from the exons ATGTCTCAAACATTGACCGCTTTATCGAACTCGAACATCACAACTCATTCAGCGTCAAATTTACCTtcctcacctcatcaccttTTCACCACCTTGCATCAAAAAATCAGAACCGCCAAAATGGaagccctcctcaccgaccccctcatcatctccgtAACCTCCTACGTAAAAGACTACATGAGAAACTACGACGCCTCCCACGACTTTGACC ACATCCAACgcgtcctctccctctcccaccacatctacgcccacaccccccctcagcaacaacccctAGACCTAAAAGCAATCCACCTCTCCGCCCTGCTCCACGACGTCGGGGACCGCAA atacctcctcccaaaccaagacccaacaaccctcatatcaacaaccctcctctccctctcctgccccccctccctcgcccaaaaAGTCCAAGAAATCTGCCTCGCAGTCTCCTACTCCACCGAAGTCAAAAACCCCTCCCATGTGCAgtccatcctcgccaaacaCCCCGAGTTGGGGGTCGTGCAAGACGCCGACCGGCTCGACGCCATCGGAGCGGTGGGGATAGCACGGATGTTCACCTTTGGCGGGGCCAAAGGCTCCCGCTCGCTGCAGGCGAGCGTGGATCATATTGATGAGAAGTTGGTCAAgttggaggggatgatgaagactgctgaggggaggaggctggcAGGGGAGAGGACGGAGAGGTTGAGACGGTTTCGGgcggagtgggaggaggaggtggggttTGTGGAAAAGTTGAGGTTGAgtaagggggaggagaagtaG
- a CDS encoding hypothetical protein (EggNog:ENOG503PHTQ) yields the protein MPVSQIAAPIPIPAARQPLGLITTQELFASLNATLQSKSNQLVTPIHHIQENDYSVPAAPPPSPIGYRDHWPASIRR from the coding sequence ATGCCTGTCTCTCAGATCGCCGCTCCAATCCCCATCCCGGCCGCGCGCCAGCCTCTGggcctcatcaccacccaagagCTCTTCGCCAGCCTCAACGCTACCCTCCAGTCCAAGTCCAACCAGCTTGTGACCCCGatccaccacatccaagAAAACGACTACTCCGTCCCGGCcgcccccccaccatcccccatcgGCTACAGAGACCACTGGCCCGCGTCCATCCGTCGCTAA